Genomic segment of Paraburkholderia agricolaris:
CAGGCCGACATTCCGTGCCGCGCTGTCCAGATACGACGTCACGATGTTCCAGCCAACCCGGCCGTTGGTCAGGTGGTCGAGTGTCGACATGCGCCGCGCGAATGGATAGGGATGCTCGTACGAAAGCGAACAGGTCACCCCGAAGCCGAGGTGCTCGGTCACATTGGCCATTGCCGAGACGAGCAGAACAGGATCGTTGACCGGCACTTGCGCGGCCTGCCGGATCGCGGCTTCCGCATTGCCGTTGAAAACGTCGTAAATGCCCAGCACGTCGGCAATGAACAGTCCGTCGAACTTGCCGCGTTCGAGCAGTTTCGCGAGATCGGTCCAGTAGTCGAGTTGCCTGTAACGCCAGGACGTGTCGCGCGGATGCGCCCACAAGCCCGGCGACTGATGCCCCACGCAATTCATGTCGAATGCGTTGAGGCGGATTTCTCTGGCCATGATCGAGTTCGGTTAGGGATTGCGGTTGGCGTCAATTCCAGGGATGACGTGCCGGCTTGACGCCGTTCAGATAGTAATTACCGACCAGGTGATACTTCCAGCGCACCGGATCATGCAAGGTGTGAACGCGTGCGTTGCGCCAGTGCCTGTCGAGATTGTGTTCGCCGAGCGTCGCCTGGGTACCGGCCAGCTCGAACAGTTTTTCGCCTGCCAGCAACGCGGTTTCGGTCGTCAGCACTTTCGCTTCGCCCACCGCGACCGATGCGCGTGCCACGTCGTCTTCGCTTGTTTCAGCCTTTGCTGCAATCTCGTCGATGACACGCGCGGCGCGTTCGAGCAAAGCTTCTGCGGCGTGCAACTGGATATGCAAACGACCGATCTCGCGCACAGTCAGCGGATCGTCGCTTGCGCGCTCGACGCCACTGTCGATCCAGGGCCGCGAGCGCTCGCGAACGAACGTCAGCGTATCGTCGAGCGCGGCTCTCGCGATGCCCGCGTCGATGGCGGCCTGAATGATCTGGGAGATCGGACCGTTGAGCGTCGGATAATCGGACACACGGTGCGCCGGCAGCACATGCGAGGCCGGCACGCGCACGTTTTCCAGCACCACGGTGCCGCTTGCGGTGGTGCGCTGACCGAAGCCCGACCAGTCGTCGATCACGGTCAACCCGGGGGTGCCCTTTGGAATGTAGGCGAGCCAGCCTTTGCGCTCGCCGTCGAGCCCCAGCACGGGGACGAAGTCGGCAAACAGCGCACCGGTCGAATAGAACTTGGTGCCATCGACAACGTACTCGCCGCCGTCCTGCTTCACGCTCGTCTTCAGGTCGAGCACGTTCTTCGTGCCCTTCTCCGAAAAACCGTTGCCGAAACGCTTACCGGCCAGCACCTGGGCGAAGAAATACTTTTTCTGCTCCTGCGTGCCGGTGAGCGCGATCACGTCGACGAGGCCGAAATGATTCTGCGGCAACTGCCCGAGCGACGGATCCGCTGCTGCAATGATCTTGACGACTTCCGTTAAGGTTACGAAAGAGACGCCCGCGCCGCCGTATTCCTTCGGCACTGTGATGGCCCACAGCCCCGACTGCGAAAACCATTCGATCTCCTCGCGGGGCAAACGGCGTTCGCTATCGCGCCCGGCGGCGCCTTGCGCGAGGCGGCCCGCAAGCTCGTGGGCCACCGCGATGGCCTGCGCGTCATCGGCGATTACACGCACCGTATGCCGACTCTCACTATGCGTGTTCGATGAAGCCGCTTCGCCAAGCTCTGCCATGGAAATCTCCGCTCGAATGACTGTGCGCTCAATCTATCAGCGGACACCGCACGCGCAAACTGAACGATTCGGCAATCGATATTCCTTCGGATGGCAAACAACTTTCGGCGGCACGCGCGGTTCACGCCCGTGAGTCGGCAGGCCGTCCGACACTGAAGGTGAACGCCAGCGCAAGAACCAGTAGCGCGCCCTTGATGAAATCCTGCATGTAATACGGTGCATTCAGCATGGTCAAGCCGTTGAGCAGCACGCCGACGAACACGGCCCCCACTACGGTGCCAAACACGTTGGGCCGCTTCGCGCCCCACACCGCATAGCCCATCAGCGCAGCCGCCACGGCGTCGAGCAGCAGGGAGTGACCCGCGCTGACGTCGCCCCGCCCGACCCGCGCCGCGATCAGCACCCCGCCCAACGACGCAATCGCGCCCGAGGCGACATAGGCCGCGATCCGGTAGCGGGCCGTGGGCGCACCCGCCAGCCGCGCGGCCGTCTCATTGCCGCCGATCGCATAGATCACCCGGCCCCAGCGCGTCGCCTCCATGACGAGGCAGGCCAGCACCGTCAGCACGGCGAGAATCACGACGGGCAACGGCACGACGTCGAACAGACGCAGACGCCCCAGAGCCAGAAACGCGTCGGAGAACGTACCGCTCGCCTCCGTGCCGTCGGGCAACACGGTACCGGTTGCCAGTGAGCGGCCGCCCGTCGGTATCAGTTGCAGGCCGGCCAGCAGGAACAGCGTGCCAAGCGTGGCCAGCTGGTCCGGCACCCGCAGCCGCGTGATCAGCAAACCGTTGAACAGGCCGGCCGCGACGCCGAGCGCCACGCAGGCGGCCACCGCTGCGAGCGCGCTGCCATGCCAGACAATCAGCACGTAGCTGGCCGCCATCTGCGCCGACGCAGCCACGCTGCCCACCGAAAGATCGAAGCCGCCCGCGGCCAGGGTGACGGTCACGCCAATGCCGAGCAAGGCCACGATCGAGACGGCCTGAAGAATGCTGAACAGATTGTCGATGTTCAGGAAAGCGGGCTCCCTGGCGGCGAACACCACAATCAGAATCGCCAGCACGAGCAGGATGCCGGTACGCTCCAGATGATCGCGCAAGCGCCGCCATGCTGACTGCGCCGGTTGGCCGGATGCCGCGTGAGCGTCGATAGAAGGTGCGAGGGGTTTCATGGATCAGATTTGGCGTTCACGTCGTGGGGGATTGAGCAGTTAACTGAACTGTGGAGTGAATCGTTGAGCGTTCCAGCGTCGCCCGATCGAAGCGCACGACGCGATCCGCAATCTCCAGCGCTTCTTCGAGATCGCTGACGAACACGATCGTCGCCCGTTCGCGAGCATGCCGCCGCAAGGTATCGACGATATCGGCGCGCGCGCCGGCGTCGACGCCCTGAAACGGTTCGTCGAGCAGCAACAGGCGCGCGCGTTCGACATGCCAGCGCGCAAGCACGACTTTCTGCTGATTGCCGCCGGACAGGCGCGTCAGCCGGTCGTCGGGACCGGTGCAACGAATGCCGAAGGTTTTGATCGCTGCGCTCGCGGCATCGCGCTCTACCGTCTCACGTATCGCGCCGCGCCCGAACCAGTGCGACAGAAACGGAAAGCTGAGCGTGCCCGCGATCGATGCAAACGGCACGCTGTCGGGAAACAACGAGGTGCGCCAGCGATCTTCGCCGGCGAGGAACACACCGGCGCGAATCGCGTCGGCCGGAGAACGGGGGCGCCATGGTTTGCCGTCGAGCACCATCCGGCCGCTACTGGCGCGCGCCGCACCAAAGATCGCTCTGGCGAGACGCGATTTGCCGCCGCCTACCGGCCCGGCGATCGCGACGATCTCGCCGCGCCGGACGTCGAGATCGAATGGCAGGCTGGCCGGCGTCAACTGGAAGTCGTGCACGCTGAAACAGGGTTCAAGCGTGGCGCCGCCCTGTGCCGCCC
This window contains:
- a CDS encoding SfnB family sulfur acquisition oxidoreductase; the encoded protein is MAELGEAASSNTHSESRHTVRVIADDAQAIAVAHELAGRLAQGAAGRDSERRLPREEIEWFSQSGLWAITVPKEYGGAGVSFVTLTEVVKIIAAADPSLGQLPQNHFGLVDVIALTGTQEQKKYFFAQVLAGKRFGNGFSEKGTKNVLDLKTSVKQDGGEYVVDGTKFYSTGALFADFVPVLGLDGERKGWLAYIPKGTPGLTVIDDWSGFGQRTTASGTVVLENVRVPASHVLPAHRVSDYPTLNGPISQIIQAAIDAGIARAALDDTLTFVRERSRPWIDSGVERASDDPLTVREIGRLHIQLHAAEALLERAARVIDEIAAKAETSEDDVARASVAVGEAKVLTTETALLAGEKLFELAGTQATLGEHNLDRHWRNARVHTLHDPVRWKYHLVGNYYLNGVKPARHPWN
- a CDS encoding ABC transporter permease; the protein is MKPLAPSIDAHAASGQPAQSAWRRLRDHLERTGILLVLAILIVVFAAREPAFLNIDNLFSILQAVSIVALLGIGVTVTLAAGGFDLSVGSVAASAQMAASYVLIVWHGSALAAVAACVALGVAAGLFNGLLITRLRVPDQLATLGTLFLLAGLQLIPTGGRSLATGTVLPDGTEASGTFSDAFLALGRLRLFDVVPLPVVILAVLTVLACLVMEATRWGRVIYAIGGNETAARLAGAPTARYRIAAYVASGAIASLGGVLIAARVGRGDVSAGHSLLLDAVAAALMGYAVWGAKRPNVFGTVVGAVFVGVLLNGLTMLNAPYYMQDFIKGALLVLALAFTFSVGRPADSRA